One Thauera sp. K11 DNA window includes the following coding sequences:
- a CDS encoding ArnT family glycosyltransferase: MAPPRGMMPATPPRHPALTALILLLPLASFFLMLGATPLFDVDEGAFSEATREMFERGDFLSTYLNGENRFDKPILIYWLQAIPFMAFGATEWAFRLPSALAATIWCYATWQFARERFGAGTALAALTVAATAIGPLAIGRAATADALLNMLLALALFDAWRHLESGRRAPLLRSYLWIGLGVLTKGPIALIVPGAVTFLYCASRLEWRRWLRSVFDPAGWTILAVLVVPWYAAALSIHGQDFIDGFILKHNVKRFTGSLEGHTGSLFYYVAAVPLLLLPWTAPLVSALRRVRTDAATGVRRFLWLWAGFVVVFFSLSGTKLPHYVLYGSTPLFLLVAAHREDLRRAWLHLLPPTLLLAGFAALPILAGQLSQGSAGNVYYRAQLAEAHAVTSPAYYVVTAGALLLWLAVAIFWKSPVWSRLSLGAAISVAVLTTTVSPWAGALLQGPVKEAALAARALGGTVVAWRFDAPSISVYREAVTPLRAPEAGELAITRIDRVPEAGYETLFRKGGVVLVRRIAAAAQ; this comes from the coding sequence GTGGCACCGCCCCGCGGCATGATGCCCGCCACGCCGCCGCGCCACCCGGCGCTCACCGCGCTGATCCTGCTGCTGCCGCTGGCCAGCTTCTTCCTGATGCTGGGGGCGACGCCGCTGTTCGACGTCGACGAGGGCGCGTTCTCCGAAGCCACGCGCGAGATGTTCGAACGCGGCGACTTCCTGTCGACCTACCTGAACGGCGAAAACCGCTTCGACAAGCCGATCCTGATCTACTGGCTGCAGGCGATCCCGTTCATGGCCTTCGGCGCCACCGAATGGGCGTTCCGCCTGCCGTCGGCGCTCGCGGCGACGATCTGGTGCTACGCGACCTGGCAGTTCGCACGCGAGCGCTTCGGCGCCGGCACCGCGCTCGCCGCCCTCACCGTGGCGGCGACGGCGATCGGCCCGCTGGCGATCGGCCGCGCGGCGACCGCCGACGCCCTGCTCAACATGCTGCTCGCTCTCGCTCTGTTCGACGCCTGGCGGCACCTCGAGAGCGGACGGCGCGCGCCGCTGCTGCGCAGCTACCTCTGGATCGGGCTGGGCGTGCTCACCAAGGGCCCGATCGCGCTGATCGTGCCCGGCGCGGTCACCTTCCTGTACTGCGCCAGCCGCCTGGAATGGCGCCGCTGGCTGCGCTCGGTGTTCGATCCGGCGGGCTGGACCATCCTCGCCGTGCTGGTGGTGCCGTGGTACGCGGCGGCGCTGAGCATCCACGGCCAGGACTTCATCGACGGCTTCATCCTCAAGCACAACGTCAAGCGCTTCACCGGATCGCTGGAAGGGCACACCGGCAGCCTCTTCTACTACGTGGCCGCGGTACCCCTGCTGCTGCTGCCGTGGACGGCGCCGCTCGTCTCCGCGCTGCGCCGCGTGCGCACCGACGCCGCCACCGGGGTGCGGCGCTTCCTGTGGCTGTGGGCGGGCTTCGTGGTGGTGTTCTTCTCGCTGTCGGGCACCAAGCTGCCGCACTACGTGCTGTACGGCTCCACGCCGCTGTTCCTGCTGGTGGCCGCGCACCGCGAGGATCTGCGCAGGGCCTGGCTGCACCTGCTGCCGCCCACCCTGCTGCTGGCGGGCTTCGCCGCGCTGCCGATCCTGGCCGGGCAGTTGTCGCAGGGGAGCGCGGGCAACGTCTATTACCGCGCGCAGCTCGCCGAGGCGCATGCGGTCACGTCGCCGGCCTACTACGTGGTGACGGCCGGGGCGCTGCTGCTGTGGCTGGCGGTCGCGATCTTCTGGAAATCCCCGGTCTGGTCGCGCCTGTCGCTGGGCGCGGCGATCTCCGTCGCCGTGCTGACCACGACGGTCTCGCCCTGGGCCGGGGCCCTCCTGCAGGGGCCGGTCAAGGAAGCCGCCCTTGCCGCGCGCGCGCTGGGCGGCACCGTCGTGGCCTGGCGTTTCGACGCCCCCAGCATCAGCGTCTATCGCGAGGCGGTGACGCCCCTGCGCGCGCCGGAGGCGGGAGAACTGGCCATCACCCGCATCGACCGCGTGCCGGAGGCGGGCTACGAGACGCTGTTCCGCAAGGGCGGCGTGGTGCTGGTCAGAAGGATCGCCGCGGCGGCGCAGTAG